A genome region from Candidatus Hydrogenedens sp. includes the following:
- a CDS encoding beta-galactosidase has protein sequence MKKGMVLFCFFMGFCYMAMCEGLHEFLILGSPFKANVVCNNVELQKGDTKLQDGFKLKFNVAEWPNVLFKSQSEIWDWSEYCWLVVKVYNPGKDVVRVNVRIDNEGADGWKHCITGSYNLSPKQENSISFLLPNSSYPITIPGDKERLEVYSKHPLWGMRRAPGNFVEAKGEEFDLSKIVGFQIFLSKPALPTNLIIRQIKLEKQHDLPDFPLPFVDRLGQYKHADWKGKTHSEAEMVERAKKEIQKIKKHPSLDKNFDIYGGWKKGPQLKATGWFRTELIDGYWWLVTPEGHLFLSIGVDCIGQSELTFITKRENWFEYIPDANDPKFKSCFGYAGKGGHWFGHILEEGSLFSFYKANIIRQFGETWEQPWSEQTTARLKKWGFNTIGSWSSVHLFTDKKIPFIIILGPGNVPRIKNAPGYWGPMYDVFDPKYKEIVENSISKGVEAYKDNPYCIGYFVDNELSWDGIWEGTIKNDIDQPCKKEFVEQCKAKYGSIENLNKNWETSFSNWSEINKPEKETDAFKKDKNEYLTKFADTYFSVIAQAIKKYAPNQLYMGCRFAGFPPSFVWRSAQKYADVVSINIYRKEVPREHDLFKLAEKPIIIGEFHFGALDRGMFHTGLVACKDQKDRANKYENYIRSVATNPLFVGCHWFQWADQPITGRYFDGENYNIGLVDVTNKPYAELTKSAEKINKEAYQIRLKESGKKLK, from the coding sequence ATGAAAAAAGGAATGGTGTTGTTCTGTTTTTTTATGGGTTTTTGTTACATGGCAATGTGTGAAGGTTTACATGAATTTTTAATATTAGGGAGCCCTTTTAAGGCTAATGTAGTATGTAATAATGTTGAGTTGCAAAAAGGCGATACTAAACTTCAAGATGGATTTAAGTTAAAATTTAATGTAGCGGAATGGCCTAATGTGTTATTTAAATCACAATCAGAGATTTGGGACTGGTCGGAATACTGCTGGCTTGTGGTAAAGGTATATAATCCGGGGAAAGATGTGGTTCGCGTGAATGTGAGAATTGATAATGAGGGAGCAGATGGATGGAAACACTGCATTACCGGTAGTTATAACTTATCACCGAAACAAGAAAATTCTATCTCTTTTCTTCTTCCTAATTCCTCATATCCTATTACTATACCGGGAGACAAGGAGAGATTGGAGGTTTATTCCAAACATCCTTTATGGGGTATGCGTCGGGCACCGGGAAATTTTGTAGAAGCCAAAGGAGAAGAGTTTGATTTGTCTAAGATTGTTGGATTTCAGATTTTCCTGTCAAAACCTGCTTTACCGACTAATTTGATAATTCGTCAGATAAAACTTGAAAAGCAGCATGATTTGCCAGACTTCCCTTTACCTTTTGTTGATAGATTAGGGCAATATAAACATGCGGATTGGAAAGGTAAGACGCATTCGGAGGCGGAGATGGTAGAAAGAGCTAAGAAAGAAATTCAAAAGATAAAAAAGCATCCTTCCTTAGATAAAAATTTTGATATATATGGAGGATGGAAAAAAGGACCTCAGTTGAAAGCAACAGGCTGGTTTCGAACGGAATTAATAGATGGGTATTGGTGGCTGGTAACGCCAGAAGGACACTTATTTTTGTCAATCGGTGTGGATTGTATTGGGCAAAGTGAGTTAACCTTTATTACAAAACGAGAAAACTGGTTTGAATACATACCTGATGCCAATGACCCGAAATTTAAATCTTGTTTTGGGTATGCAGGTAAAGGAGGGCATTGGTTCGGTCATATTTTAGAGGAGGGGTCGTTATTTTCTTTTTATAAAGCGAATATAATTCGCCAATTTGGGGAAACATGGGAACAGCCATGGAGTGAGCAAACAACAGCGAGATTAAAGAAATGGGGATTTAATACTATAGGTTCCTGGAGTTCTGTTCATTTGTTTACAGACAAAAAAATACCTTTTATAATTATTTTAGGACCTGGGAATGTTCCAAGAATCAAAAATGCCCCGGGATATTGGGGACCTATGTATGATGTTTTTGACCCGAAATATAAGGAAATTGTAGAAAATAGTATCAGTAAAGGGGTAGAGGCTTATAAAGATAATCCATATTGTATTGGTTATTTTGTAGACAATGAATTATCATGGGATGGGATATGGGAAGGAACAATTAAAAATGATATAGACCAACCTTGTAAAAAGGAATTTGTGGAGCAATGTAAGGCTAAATATGGGTCTATTGAAAATTTAAATAAAAATTGGGAGACATCTTTTTCTAATTGGTCCGAGATAAATAAACCAGAAAAAGAAACTGATGCGTTCAAAAAAGATAAAAATGAGTATTTGACGAAATTTGCAGATACATATTTTTCGGTAATAGCCCAAGCGATAAAAAAATATGCCCCAAATCAGTTATATATGGGTTGTCGTTTTGCGGGATTTCCGCCGTCATTTGTATGGAGGTCTGCTCAGAAGTATGCCGATGTTGTTAGCATAAATATATATCGGAAGGAAGTCCCTCGTGAGCATGATTTGTTTAAGCTTGCTGAGAAACCAATAATAATAGGTGAGTTTCATTTTGGGGCATTAGACCGAGGTATGTTTCATACAGGTTTAGTTGCATGTAAAGACCAAAAAGACCGTGCAAATAAATATGAAAATTACATAAGAAGTGTAGCGACAAATCCTTTGTTTGTTGGCTGTCATTGGTTTCAATGGGCAGACCAGCCTATTACAGGCAGATATTTTGATGGAGAAAATTACAATATTGGTTTGGTAGATGTTACAAATAAACCTTATGCAGAACTGACAAAATCAGCGGAAAAAATCAATAAAGAGGCGTATCAAATACGGCTAAAAGAGAGTGGTAAGAAATTAAAATAG
- a CDS encoding family 78 glycoside hydrolase catalytic domain, with the protein MNFISILPLIFPLLTFPQTSNPFANAYLIIDPRMKDIPHNNDFMNNPKDNWIKGTPYQIHTLFRKKFEVEKPIQSAEIMITADDYFKMYLNEQLVLEGPLTGYPFAYPFVKFDLSPFIKKGTNILAIHTYYRGLVNRVCVSGDNRSGLIVRLVLTHNDGQKTEIVSDTSWRCFPLEAFITTETTGYKTQFLENIDMQKYPQNWQSLNFDDTNWLTPELGINDYLFMEPSAKPLEIKTVLPVFTKKTSSGNLFFDFGREVVGYTHIKTKGDPSQKIIVYHGEELDENGNVRWQMRANCSYKEEVILSGEEDIVPFYEYRAFRYIELENAPESTSVWVEERHYPFDTTKVLFYSNDKDLTDIWNICQLGVRLCSQEVFLDCPSREKGQYLGDAVITSRSFMWLTGDTSLTKKSLTDFYLSSKIDPSLLAVAPSGFIQEFAEYSLQYPLMLWEYYRHSGDIEFLKAMATECLPNLLNYFAQFENADALLTSTGKKPILIDWPKNLRDNFDYDFAKDKPNAVVNAFYYGAIVQTLEIQKTLGIEDPTLTEKSKKIWDNYQKTFLDPEKKLYKDASGSKHYSLHSSALPLFFGLVKDEDIKKNIFSFIEQKGLACGVYIASYIIEACFKEGNPELGWKLLTNDTEYSWKEMLRNNATSCLEVWKPEMKTNMSWCHAWSSCPIYILSEYVLGLKPAKPGWKEIYFSPANIENLPDMFFIKPLPDGGYCTVNLKNNHYDLTTPENVKVIKNDSKGESLSIHTYPSHQPPIGLSDREQNQLNQYNWGTVVGNNRGIWVSIKNQKLSVIEKDKVIWQTLCSTAIKGTGEKLDSEQTPRGWHQIVEKIGDNAPWGQIFRNREPVGIWDKSQIIDESLVLTRILRLDGLEETKNKGVNNEGEIVDSYKRFIYIHGTNKEELIGTPASHGCICLTNNDIIMLYNLVPINTKVLITEE; encoded by the coding sequence ATGAACTTTATATCCATCCTTCCATTAATCTTTCCTCTACTTACTTTTCCTCAGACATCCAATCCTTTTGCAAATGCATACCTAATCATTGACCCGAGGATGAAGGATATTCCACATAACAATGATTTTATGAATAATCCAAAAGATAACTGGATAAAGGGAACTCCATATCAGATTCATACTCTTTTCCGAAAAAAATTTGAAGTAGAAAAACCCATTCAATCTGCAGAAATCATGATTACAGCCGACGATTATTTTAAAATGTATTTAAATGAACAACTCGTTTTGGAAGGGCCTCTAACAGGTTATCCCTTTGCTTATCCATTTGTTAAGTTTGACCTATCTCCATTTATTAAAAAAGGAACGAACATCCTTGCTATCCATACCTATTACAGAGGATTGGTAAACCGCGTTTGTGTTAGTGGAGATAATCGTTCGGGTCTTATTGTTCGACTTGTCCTCACACACAACGATGGACAAAAAACAGAAATTGTATCGGACACATCCTGGAGATGTTTTCCTCTTGAAGCCTTTATTACCACAGAAACCACAGGGTATAAAACACAATTTTTGGAAAATATAGACATGCAAAAGTATCCTCAAAATTGGCAATCCCTTAATTTTGATGATACCAACTGGCTAACTCCCGAATTAGGAATAAACGACTATCTCTTCATGGAACCATCTGCAAAACCTTTAGAGATTAAGACCGTTCTACCGGTATTCACCAAGAAAACCTCTTCGGGGAATCTGTTTTTTGACTTTGGACGAGAAGTGGTGGGCTACACTCACATAAAGACCAAAGGAGACCCATCTCAAAAAATAATTGTTTATCATGGAGAAGAACTTGATGAGAATGGAAATGTCCGCTGGCAAATGCGTGCCAATTGCAGTTATAAAGAAGAAGTTATCTTATCCGGTGAAGAAGATATTGTGCCTTTTTATGAATACCGTGCCTTTCGCTACATTGAATTAGAAAATGCACCTGAAAGCACTTCCGTTTGGGTAGAAGAACGACATTACCCATTTGATACCACAAAAGTTCTCTTCTATTCTAATGATAAAGACTTAACAGACATCTGGAATATTTGTCAATTAGGTGTTCGGCTTTGCTCTCAAGAAGTTTTTTTGGACTGTCCATCCCGTGAAAAAGGACAATATTTGGGAGATGCAGTTATTACATCTCGCTCTTTTATGTGGCTCACAGGAGATACCTCATTAACGAAAAAATCTCTTACCGACTTTTACCTATCTTCAAAAATTGACCCGAGTCTATTAGCTGTTGCCCCATCTGGGTTTATCCAGGAATTTGCCGAATATTCACTACAATACCCTCTTATGTTATGGGAATACTACCGCCATTCCGGTGATATAGAATTCCTAAAAGCAATGGCAACCGAATGCCTGCCCAATCTCTTAAATTACTTTGCTCAATTCGAAAACGCCGATGCTTTGCTCACTTCTACAGGTAAAAAACCTATCTTAATTGACTGGCCTAAAAACCTGCGTGATAATTTTGATTATGACTTTGCCAAAGACAAGCCTAACGCCGTAGTAAATGCGTTCTATTACGGAGCTATCGTCCAAACATTAGAAATTCAGAAAACACTCGGGATTGAAGACCCTACATTAACAGAAAAATCAAAAAAAATCTGGGATAATTACCAAAAAACATTTCTCGACCCTGAAAAGAAACTTTACAAAGATGCCTCGGGTTCTAAACATTATTCACTCCACAGCAGTGCCTTACCTCTCTTCTTTGGATTAGTAAAAGACGAAGATATAAAGAAAAATATCTTCTCATTCATAGAACAAAAAGGGCTTGCCTGCGGTGTTTACATTGCTTCATATATCATTGAGGCATGTTTCAAAGAAGGAAATCCTGAATTAGGATGGAAATTATTAACCAACGACACCGAATACTCCTGGAAAGAAATGCTCCGAAACAATGCTACATCCTGTCTCGAGGTCTGGAAACCCGAAATGAAAACAAATATGAGTTGGTGCCATGCCTGGAGTAGTTGCCCTATTTACATCCTATCCGAATATGTGCTTGGGCTGAAACCTGCAAAACCCGGTTGGAAAGAAATCTATTTTTCGCCTGCAAATATAGAAAATCTACCTGATATGTTTTTTATAAAACCCCTACCTGATGGAGGTTATTGCACCGTGAATTTAAAAAATAATCACTACGACTTAACAACTCCAGAAAATGTAAAAGTTATAAAAAACGATTCAAAAGGTGAATCCTTATCTATCCACACCTATCCCTCACACCAGCCTCCCATAGGACTTTCAGACAGAGAACAAAATCAATTAAATCAATATAATTGGGGAACCGTGGTTGGGAATAATAGAGGAATTTGGGTTTCTATTAAAAATCAAAAATTATCTGTAATCGAAAAAGACAAAGTGATATGGCAAACCCTCTGTTCTACTGCAATAAAAGGCACCGGCGAAAAATTAGATTCAGAACAAACCCCTCGTGGTTGGCATCAAATTGTGGAGAAAATCGGGGACAATGCCCCATGGGGACAAATCTTTCGCAACCGTGAACCCGTAGGAATATGGGATAAAAGTCAGATTATAGATGAATCCCTGGTTCTGACACGCATATTGCGTCTTGATGGATTAGAAGAAACAAAAAATAAAGGCGTTAACAATGAAGGAGAAATCGTAGATTCATATAAACGATTCATTTACATCCATGGGACTAATAAGGAAGAACTCATAGGCACCCCTGCTTCGCATGGCTGTATCTGTTTAACCAATAACGATATAATAATGTTATATAACCTCGTTCCTATCAATACAAAAGTGCTTATCACGGAAGAATAG
- the efp gene encoding elongation factor P, translating into MISVSGFRRGMAIRYEGDIWVVVEFQHITPGNWRAMLKTKLKNVKTGRTMDVTFRMSDEVEEVMLLERKMQYLYESEGLLYFMDLETYEQTFIPEDMLGEQKKFLKESDLCSIYFLEDKPIIAEMAPFVELKVVSAEPAVRGDTATNVLKFCTLESGAKIQVPLFIKEGDVIKVDTRTGKYIERVSTG; encoded by the coding sequence ATGATTTCTGTTTCCGGTTTTCGCAGAGGAATGGCAATTCGTTATGAAGGAGATATCTGGGTGGTTGTAGAATTCCAGCATATTACACCCGGTAATTGGCGTGCTATGTTAAAAACAAAATTAAAGAATGTAAAAACAGGAAGGACAATGGATGTAACTTTCCGTATGTCCGACGAAGTAGAAGAAGTGATGTTACTGGAACGAAAGATGCAATATCTTTACGAGTCGGAAGGTCTCCTTTATTTTATGGATTTGGAAACTTATGAACAGACCTTTATTCCCGAAGATATGTTGGGAGAGCAGAAGAAGTTTTTGAAAGAGTCTGATTTATGTTCCATTTACTTTTTAGAAGATAAACCTATTATTGCGGAAATGGCTCCATTTGTAGAATTAAAGGTCGTTTCTGCGGAACCTGCTGTGCGTGGGGATACCGCAACGAATGTATTAAAGTTTTGTACTCTGGAAAGTGGTGCAAAGATACAAGTCCCCCTTTTTATTAAAGAGGGTGATGTAATAAAGGTAGATACTCGAACAGGTAAATATATCGAGCGTGTATCTACTGGGTAA